The following proteins come from a genomic window of Actinopolyspora saharensis:
- a CDS encoding sodium:solute symporter family protein — protein sequence MHFLDWVVIAGYLLVMLAIGLWSYRQVSNSADFFTAGGRMPWWLAGISHHMSGYSAVIFVAYAGVAYDQGIVSYVVFLFPLSVATGIGAFLFAPKWNRLRRTYNIASPLEYLARRFNVTTQQVLAWSGSLLKVFDVAAKWSAIAMLLSKFVGIPLIWGILITATVTLVYCVVGGLWANALTELGQFVIQAVAAFAMLVAVGSALSDRGLNYLNFWSALPEGHTSPTTSTYPAYFVLVYMLVKTFEYNGGMWNLAQRYIATRDATQARNTALLSSVLYLVWPLVLMLPMFAAPLLIQVADSNDAYGQMALQYLPAGLVGLVLVGFFSHTMSMASSDATAIASVMARDVLPRLSRRAKQFTDSQSLMAGRVLTFVFVVLSVIIALNAENLGGVLGIIITWVGALMGPISIPMMLGMLRPFRWVGPTAALTSFAGGLVTYGMMKYVWQMGDALTVASPVLVSMLLFVVVGAMRRDAPPAAAEICDALTHDPDEEPRPARVEHTV from the coding sequence ATGCATTTCTTGGATTGGGTGGTAATCGCGGGCTACCTGCTGGTGATGCTCGCCATCGGCCTGTGGTCGTATCGCCAGGTGTCGAACTCGGCGGACTTCTTCACCGCCGGCGGTCGCATGCCGTGGTGGCTCGCGGGCATCTCGCACCACATGTCCGGCTACAGCGCGGTGATCTTCGTGGCCTACGCGGGAGTGGCCTACGACCAGGGCATCGTCTCCTACGTCGTCTTCCTGTTCCCGCTGTCGGTGGCCACCGGCATCGGCGCGTTCCTGTTCGCGCCCAAGTGGAACAGGCTGCGCAGGACCTACAACATCGCCTCACCGCTGGAATACCTGGCGCGGCGCTTCAACGTGACCACGCAGCAGGTGCTGGCCTGGAGCGGTTCCCTGCTCAAGGTCTTCGACGTGGCGGCCAAGTGGTCGGCGATCGCCATGCTGCTGAGCAAGTTCGTCGGGATACCGCTGATCTGGGGCATCCTGATCACGGCGACGGTCACGCTCGTCTACTGCGTGGTCGGGGGCCTGTGGGCCAACGCGCTCACCGAACTGGGCCAGTTCGTGATCCAGGCGGTGGCCGCGTTCGCGATGCTCGTGGCGGTCGGCTCCGCGCTGTCAGACCGGGGGCTGAACTACCTCAACTTCTGGAGCGCGCTGCCCGAAGGCCACACCAGCCCGACCACCAGCACCTACCCGGCCTACTTCGTGCTGGTCTACATGCTGGTCAAGACCTTCGAGTACAACGGCGGCATGTGGAACCTGGCCCAGCGCTACATCGCCACCCGGGACGCCACCCAGGCCCGCAACACCGCGCTGCTGTCCAGTGTGCTCTACCTGGTGTGGCCGCTGGTGCTCATGCTGCCGATGTTCGCCGCGCCCCTGCTGATCCAGGTGGCCGACTCGAACGACGCCTACGGCCAGATGGCGCTGCAGTACCTGCCCGCCGGACTGGTCGGGCTGGTCCTGGTGGGCTTCTTCTCGCACACCATGTCGATGGCCTCCTCCGACGCGACCGCGATCGCCTCGGTGATGGCTCGCGACGTGCTACCCCGGCTCTCCCGCCGCGCCAAGCAGTTCACCGACTCCCAGTCGTTGATGGCCGGACGCGTCCTGACGTTCGTGTTCGTGGTCCTCAGCGTGATCATCGCGCTCAACGCCGAGAACCTGGGCGGCGTGCTCGGCATCATCATCACCTGGGTGGGCGCCCTGATGGGCCCGATCTCGATCCCCATGATGCTGGGGATGCTGCGCCCGTTCCGCTGGGTCGGCCCCACCGCGGCACTGACCTCCTTCGCAGGCGGGCTCGTGACCTACGGGATGATGAAGTACGTCTGGCAAATGGGTGACGCGCTCACCGTGGCCTCGCCCGTGCTGGTGTCGATGCTGCTGTTCGTCGTGGTCGGAGCGATGCGCCGCGACGCCCCGCCCGCCGCGGCCGAGATCTGCGACGCGCTCACCCACGACCCCGACGAGGAGCCACGTCCCGCCCGAGTCGAGCACACCGTGTAA
- the uxaC gene encoding glucuronate isomerase, whose amino-acid sequence MDHVTVSARRNEPDGSAHQRGSPGSAVNTARKPLQPHPDRLLPGEPTERAIARRLYESVRDLPLISPHGHVDPALLAHNTPFEDPASLLVTPDHYVTRLLHAHGVPLHELGLVDQDGSETAPPREVWRRFCQHWHLFLGTASRQWLEAELHDLLGVTVHPSADTADELFDELVAKLAQPGMRPRQLYDSFGIEVLATTDDPADDLRHHRALQQDPDWTGRVIPTFRPDHYLDATAAGWPDALDRLAAASGVDTGTYAGLIRALENRREFFREHGATATDHSATTPRMEFLSEPEASRLFDSVRAGTASTAEAETLSRALLGEMARMSSEDGMVLTLHTGSRRNHHFETFARYGPDTGHDIPLQAEFTRALHPMLERFGTNPRFRTVVCTLDETVFSRELAPLAGFYPSVYLGAPWWFLDAPRAMRRFRDAVTETAGFHRTAGFIDDTRGFCSIPARHDTARRVDAAHLASLVAEHVLDEDDAANVLRDLNERQPRTAFRL is encoded by the coding sequence ATGGATCACGTCACAGTTTCGGCGCGGCGGAACGAGCCGGACGGGAGCGCGCACCAGCGCGGCTCCCCCGGCAGCGCCGTGAACACCGCCCGCAAGCCCCTCCAGCCACATCCCGACCGCCTGCTGCCCGGCGAGCCCACCGAACGGGCGATCGCCCGGCGCCTGTACGAATCGGTGCGGGACCTGCCGCTGATCAGCCCGCACGGGCACGTCGACCCGGCGCTGCTCGCGCACAACACCCCCTTCGAGGACCCGGCTTCGCTGCTGGTCACCCCCGACCACTACGTCACCCGCCTGCTGCACGCCCACGGCGTGCCGCTGCACGAACTGGGACTGGTCGACCAGGACGGCTCGGAAACCGCTCCCCCGCGTGAGGTGTGGCGCAGGTTCTGCCAGCACTGGCACCTGTTCCTCGGCACCGCCTCCCGGCAGTGGCTGGAAGCCGAACTGCACGACCTGCTGGGAGTCACGGTCCACCCCAGCGCGGACACCGCCGACGAGCTCTTCGACGAGCTGGTCGCCAAGCTCGCCCAGCCGGGAATGCGCCCGCGGCAGCTGTACGACTCGTTCGGCATCGAGGTGCTGGCCACCACCGACGACCCTGCCGACGACCTGCGCCACCACCGGGCGCTGCAGCAGGACCCGGACTGGACGGGCCGCGTGATACCGACCTTCCGTCCGGACCACTACCTCGACGCCACGGCAGCGGGCTGGCCAGACGCCCTCGACCGCCTCGCCGCGGCCAGCGGCGTCGACACCGGCACCTACGCCGGGCTGATCCGCGCGCTGGAAAACCGCAGGGAGTTCTTCCGCGAGCACGGCGCCACCGCCACCGACCACAGCGCCACCACCCCCCGGATGGAGTTCCTGTCCGAACCGGAGGCCTCCCGGCTGTTCGACTCCGTGCGCGCAGGCACCGCCTCCACCGCGGAGGCCGAGACGCTCTCCCGAGCCCTGCTCGGAGAGATGGCCCGGATGTCCAGCGAGGACGGCATGGTCCTGACGCTGCACACCGGCAGCCGCCGCAACCACCACTTCGAGACCTTCGCCCGCTACGGCCCCGACACCGGCCACGACATCCCCCTGCAGGCCGAGTTCACCCGGGCCCTGCACCCGATGCTGGAACGCTTCGGCACCAACCCGCGCTTCCGCACCGTGGTCTGCACGCTCGACGAGACCGTGTTCTCCCGCGAGCTCGCCCCGCTGGCCGGTTTCTACCCCTCTGTCTACCTCGGAGCGCCGTGGTGGTTCCTGGACGCGCCCCGGGCGATGCGCCGGTTCCGCGACGCGGTGACCGAAACGGCCGGTTTCCACCGCACCGCGGGATTCATCGACGACACCAGGGGCTTCTGCTCCATCCCGGCCCGGCACGACACCGCACGCCGGGTGGACGCGGCACACCTGGCGAGCCTGGTCGCCGAGCACGTGCTCGACGAGGACGACGCGGCCAACGTGCTGCGCGACCTGAACGAACGCCAGCCGAGAACGGCCTTCCGGCTGTGA
- a CDS encoding LacI family DNA-binding transcriptional regulator — translation MGARKPTIYDVARHCGVAASTVSRTFSAPERVNPTTQELVRNAAQEIGYEPRPLARFESPGRIRTLMLLVPDISNPYYSALIKAAQARANQHNYTLTLTDSDESPRVEASNLRQVLAATSGGILATSRLSGDFVRQLARYRPLVMINREIDDVPSLVWDTARGVREAVDHLAALGHHRIAYLSGPRNSWMNGTRWRTVQEETAALGMQAVFLGPFTPDRSSGGEAATAVSAEPVTAAIAYNDLLAISVMQHLRERNLHVPRDLSLIGCDDIFSAELTVPGLTTISGPTSEIGRRAVDVVLSEPAVRGSREETTTFCSHLVLRSSTAPPMNCN, via the coding sequence ATGGGAGCCCGCAAACCGACGATCTACGACGTGGCCCGCCACTGCGGAGTCGCCGCCTCCACGGTGTCCAGAACCTTCAGCGCCCCGGAGCGGGTCAACCCGACCACGCAGGAACTGGTCCGCAACGCCGCCCAGGAGATCGGCTACGAACCCCGCCCGCTGGCCCGGTTCGAGTCCCCGGGGCGGATCCGCACGCTGATGCTGCTGGTGCCCGACATCTCGAACCCCTACTACTCGGCGCTGATCAAAGCGGCACAGGCCCGGGCCAACCAGCACAACTACACGCTGACGCTCACCGACAGCGACGAGTCCCCCCGGGTCGAGGCGAGCAACCTGCGCCAGGTGCTCGCCGCCACCAGCGGCGGCATCCTGGCGACCTCCCGGCTGTCCGGGGACTTCGTGCGCCAGCTGGCCAGATACCGCCCACTGGTGATGATCAACAGGGAGATCGACGACGTCCCCAGCCTCGTCTGGGACACCGCCCGGGGAGTGCGCGAAGCGGTGGACCACCTGGCAGCGCTCGGACACCACCGGATCGCCTACCTGTCCGGCCCCCGCAACTCGTGGATGAACGGCACGCGCTGGCGCACCGTGCAGGAGGAAACCGCCGCGCTCGGCATGCAGGCGGTGTTCCTCGGCCCGTTCACTCCCGACCGCAGCAGCGGAGGCGAAGCCGCCACCGCCGTCTCCGCCGAACCCGTCACCGCCGCCATCGCCTACAACGACCTGCTGGCGATCAGCGTCATGCAACACCTCCGCGAGCGGAACCTGCACGTGCCCCGGGACCTGAGCCTGATCGGCTGCGACGACATCTTCAGCGCCGAGCTGACCGTGCCCGGCCTGACCACGATCTCCGGGCCCACCTCGGAAATCGGCAGGCGTGCCGTGGACGTGGTGCTGTCCGAGCCCGCGGTGCGCGGCTCCCGCGAGGAGACGACCACCTTCTGCTCGCACCTCGTGCTCCGGTCCTCGACCGCCCCGCCGATGAACTGCAACTAA
- a CDS encoding glycosyl hydrolase 115 family protein: protein MSEHDRRAFLRTTGAAAAGVAALSATSAAGAGAEPAGRADYIVDHPVPGGFPLATRGRVASLVVDAEDHEGVVRVVDDLRRDLHAVTGLRPRVANSAGRRGPQVVIGTIGRSRLIDGLVESGKLDVDGIAGEWETSLEQIVENPFDGVERALVLAGSDQRGTIYACYDVSARIGVSPWYWWDDVPARQHEELFVLPGRHTQGPPAVKYRGFFINDEAPALNRWAPEHFGPGKAPGHPNGFNHEFYAKVFETMLRLKANYLWPAMWGRAFAEDDPLNHETAAKYGIVMGTAHNEPMLRGIEEWNRNAVPAERDEQGNIVKPGHDPYGGTGEWSFLRNRPAIEAYWTEGIRRMVQRGIEGVVTLGMRGNGDFELGDGDSKELMRRIVDSQRSILRSETGSDPAEVPQVWTLYKEVQRYWDEGLRPPDDVTVVITDDNWGNLRKLPDPELSERPGGYGLYYHYDYVGTGRNYKWVDTSPLPNIWDQLNQAYSYGVDRLWVVNVGDFKGMERPLQFFLDYAWDPQRWPVSRLTEWEHRFVEQNFGSRQAGPIADVLHGYAVLQARRKPELLNRRITVDPDKDLPTDPSAVVYDDRASPFSLSNYRELERVTEEWKRLVAEAERVREQLPEADRAGYYELVLYRVKASANLYELRLAEFTNLLYADQRRAATNGLAETAEARFADDQAMSDYYNNELAGGKWKGFQTQPKIGYGDVERYGPQASWQQPQRDNTALPDAIFPPVRRVELPAVAEMGVAIDGSERWWPHAREEAVLPAFSPYQSGPAQYIEVFNRGSVPFDYGIEPAVPWITVDSRAGRVVEQVRATVRVDWKKAPEGVNRVPITVSGPGGSRVEVLALVDNRRLGRRRRNGFVEADGHVSIEGENYARAVGTRGVSWQRIPDIGRTGSGMEPFPVTAAVQRPGGASPRLEYRATLFTTGEVDITVHVSPRNNVFATEGLRYAVSVDDAAPQVVNITAATGADATKMNRQWQRNTSDNINRTTTRHTIPEAGVHLIKVWMVDPTVVVQKIVVDTGGQRYSYLGPPESTRRD from the coding sequence ATGTCCGAACACGATCGCCGTGCTTTTCTGCGGACCACGGGCGCGGCCGCCGCTGGGGTGGCCGCGCTGTCGGCGACTTCCGCGGCCGGTGCAGGCGCGGAGCCCGCGGGCCGTGCCGACTACATCGTGGACCACCCGGTTCCCGGCGGGTTTCCGCTGGCCACGCGGGGCAGGGTCGCGTCCTTGGTCGTCGACGCCGAGGATCACGAGGGTGTCGTTCGCGTGGTCGACGATCTCCGGCGGGATCTGCACGCGGTGACCGGGCTGCGACCGCGGGTGGCGAACTCGGCCGGTCGGCGCGGTCCCCAGGTGGTGATCGGAACGATCGGGCGGAGTCGTCTGATAGACGGGTTGGTCGAGAGCGGAAAACTCGATGTGGACGGCATCGCCGGAGAATGGGAAACTTCCCTGGAGCAGATCGTGGAGAATCCGTTCGACGGGGTGGAGCGCGCGCTCGTTCTCGCGGGAAGTGACCAGCGCGGAACGATTTACGCGTGTTACGACGTCTCCGCGCGGATCGGGGTCTCGCCCTGGTACTGGTGGGACGACGTTCCCGCGCGGCAGCACGAGGAATTGTTCGTGCTGCCCGGAAGGCACACCCAGGGTCCACCGGCGGTGAAATACCGCGGATTCTTCATCAACGACGAGGCTCCCGCGCTCAACCGGTGGGCTCCCGAGCATTTCGGCCCGGGCAAGGCCCCGGGGCACCCGAACGGATTCAACCACGAGTTCTACGCCAAGGTCTTCGAGACCATGCTGCGGCTCAAGGCGAACTACCTGTGGCCCGCGATGTGGGGGCGCGCCTTCGCCGAGGACGACCCGCTCAACCACGAGACCGCGGCGAAGTACGGCATCGTGATGGGCACCGCGCACAACGAGCCGATGCTGCGCGGGATCGAGGAGTGGAACCGGAACGCCGTGCCCGCCGAACGCGACGAGCAGGGCAACATCGTGAAGCCGGGGCACGATCCCTACGGGGGGACCGGGGAGTGGAGTTTCCTGCGGAACCGTCCCGCGATCGAGGCGTACTGGACCGAGGGCATCCGCCGGATGGTGCAGCGCGGCATCGAGGGCGTGGTCACGCTCGGGATGCGCGGGAACGGGGACTTCGAGCTCGGTGACGGTGACTCGAAGGAGCTGATGCGCCGCATCGTGGACAGCCAGCGCAGCATCCTGCGCTCCGAGACCGGGTCCGATCCCGCCGAGGTGCCGCAGGTGTGGACGCTGTACAAGGAGGTGCAGCGCTACTGGGACGAGGGGCTGCGTCCTCCCGACGACGTCACCGTGGTGATCACCGACGACAACTGGGGCAACCTGCGCAAGCTGCCGGATCCGGAGCTGTCGGAACGGCCCGGGGGCTACGGGTTGTACTACCACTACGACTACGTGGGCACGGGCCGGAACTACAAGTGGGTCGACACCAGCCCGCTGCCCAACATCTGGGACCAGCTCAACCAGGCCTACAGCTACGGGGTGGACCGGCTGTGGGTGGTCAACGTCGGCGATTTCAAGGGGATGGAACGCCCGCTGCAGTTCTTCCTGGACTACGCCTGGGATCCGCAGCGGTGGCCGGTGTCGCGGTTGACCGAGTGGGAGCACCGGTTCGTCGAGCAGAACTTCGGGAGCAGGCAGGCGGGTCCCATCGCCGATGTGCTGCACGGTTACGCCGTGCTGCAGGCGCGGCGCAAGCCGGAGTTGTTGAACCGCCGCATCACCGTGGATCCGGACAAGGATCTGCCCACCGACCCGTCCGCGGTGGTCTACGACGACCGGGCCAGCCCGTTCAGCCTGTCCAACTACCGGGAGCTGGAGCGGGTCACCGAGGAGTGGAAGCGGTTGGTCGCCGAGGCCGAGCGCGTTCGCGAGCAGCTGCCGGAGGCCGACCGGGCGGGGTACTACGAGCTCGTGCTGTACCGCGTCAAGGCCAGCGCCAATCTCTACGAGCTGCGGCTGGCCGAGTTCACCAACCTCCTGTACGCGGACCAGCGCCGCGCGGCCACGAACGGACTGGCCGAGACGGCCGAGGCCCGTTTCGCCGATGACCAGGCGATGTCGGACTATTACAACAACGAGCTCGCCGGGGGCAAGTGGAAGGGGTTCCAGACCCAGCCGAAGATCGGCTACGGCGATGTGGAGCGTTACGGTCCGCAGGCCTCGTGGCAGCAGCCGCAGCGGGACAACACGGCCCTGCCCGATGCGATCTTCCCTCCGGTGCGTCGCGTGGAGCTGCCCGCGGTGGCCGAGATGGGCGTGGCGATCGACGGGTCCGAGCGCTGGTGGCCGCACGCGCGGGAGGAGGCCGTGCTGCCCGCGTTCAGCCCTTACCAGAGTGGTCCCGCCCAGTACATCGAGGTGTTCAACCGGGGGTCGGTGCCGTTCGACTACGGCATCGAACCGGCGGTGCCGTGGATCACCGTGGACTCGCGTGCGGGCAGGGTGGTCGAGCAGGTCCGGGCGACCGTGCGGGTGGACTGGAAGAAGGCCCCCGAGGGAGTGAACCGGGTGCCGATCACGGTTTCCGGGCCCGGCGGGTCGCGTGTCGAGGTGCTGGCGTTGGTGGACAACAGGCGGCTCGGCCGTCGTCGGCGGAACGGGTTCGTGGAGGCCGACGGGCACGTGTCCATCGAGGGCGAGAACTACGCGCGGGCGGTCGGCACGCGCGGGGTGAGCTGGCAGCGCATCCCGGACATCGGGCGCACGGGCTCGGGAATGGAGCCGTTCCCGGTCACCGCTGCGGTCCAGCGCCCGGGAGGTGCGAGTCCGCGGCTGGAGTACCGGGCGACGCTGTTCACCACCGGGGAGGTCGACATCACGGTTCACGTCTCGCCGCGCAACAACGTGTTCGCCACCGAGGGGCTGCGCTACGCCGTCTCGGTCGACGACGCGGCCCCTCAGGTCGTCAACATCACCGCGGCCACCGGGGCGGATGCCACGAAGATGAATCGCCAGTGGCAGCGCAACACCTCGGACAACATCAACCGGACGACCACCAGGCACACGATCCCGGAAGCGGGCGTGCACCTGATCAAGGTCTGGATGGTGGATCCGACCGTGGTGGTGCAGAAGATCGTGGTGGACACCGGTGGGCAGCGCTACAGCTACCTCGGACCGCCGGAGAGCACCCGGCGCGACTAG
- the mbhE gene encoding hydrogen gas-evolving membrane-bound hydrogenase subunit E, translating to MSPVRTTVFHVVRADALLLAVPGVLLVATVGAVPLARRFGAGAGYPLAVLSAGAGGLLLTLLGDALEDPVTVAGEWIPTLGAQWSLRLDALGLVFALVVTFVGAVVLAYSPRYLHGGETDPSRYYGALAGFAAAMTLLVLAGDALVLYVGWEITTLASYLLIASAPAGRRAATRALMLTFVGGLALLAAILLAGARLNTVALTELTDADRWAGAPLVPFLALLVVAAAVKSVQVPFHVWLPTAMVAPTPVSAYLHAAAMVTAGLYLLLRFAEPIGAQPVVGAAVAALGAATALFAAAAAVRRRDMKELLAFSTISQLGFMTALVGVGTAEAVTGAVVYFLAHATYKSALFLCAGTYDHAVGSRALPELAGSARRLPLTSGALVLACLSMSGLPPALGYVGKEAALKGALHPADALGFAVLACIVAAQALTVAYSVRLAAAPFRRGARTRAGRGRSPATAEWSMALWPAVLAVATVCLGAVTAKLVPLRLAPLTDAAAEVAAGAAPGSSLALWHGLTPAFLVSLGIFAAGGVLFAVWHLRGWWRLLPDELGSRAVDALGSLLRGCGRPVERVLVSTAVATHLTIVFLVVAVVVWGALLAFPVPVGPAGEAAPRWVVSVLIAGAAVAVAVTKNWLTAFATLAAVGFLVAGWYVLFGAPQLAAVQLVVDGLTVMLALFVLRHLPRRYVDVQWPRRVWAAGVALAGGVTFAGLSLFQRSASLPPASEAYLAEARSSSTGNVVTEVLSHYRALDTLGETAVIAVAAIGVVAVLRARRGRS from the coding sequence GTGAGTCCGGTTCGCACGACGGTGTTTCACGTCGTGCGGGCTGACGCGCTGCTGCTCGCCGTTCCGGGTGTGCTGCTGGTGGCCACGGTCGGGGCGGTGCCGCTGGCCCGCCGGTTCGGTGCCGGTGCGGGCTATCCGCTGGCCGTGCTCTCCGCCGGGGCCGGAGGGCTGCTGCTGACGCTGCTCGGGGACGCGCTCGAGGACCCGGTCACGGTGGCCGGCGAGTGGATCCCGACGCTGGGGGCGCAGTGGAGTCTGCGGCTCGATGCGCTGGGCCTCGTCTTCGCCCTGGTGGTCACCTTCGTGGGGGCGGTGGTGCTGGCCTACTCGCCGCGGTATCTCCACGGTGGGGAGACCGACCCGTCGCGCTACTACGGTGCGCTGGCGGGGTTCGCGGCGGCGATGACGCTGCTGGTGCTCGCCGGGGACGCGCTCGTGCTGTACGTCGGGTGGGAGATCACGACCCTGGCGTCCTACTTGCTCATCGCGTCGGCACCGGCAGGACGCCGCGCCGCGACGCGCGCCCTGATGCTCACGTTCGTCGGCGGGCTGGCGCTGCTGGCCGCGATCCTGCTGGCCGGGGCCCGGCTGAACACCGTGGCGCTGACCGAGCTCACCGATGCGGACCGCTGGGCGGGGGCGCCGCTGGTGCCGTTCCTGGCGCTGCTGGTCGTGGCCGCGGCGGTGAAGTCGGTGCAGGTGCCGTTCCACGTGTGGCTGCCGACCGCGATGGTGGCCCCCACCCCGGTCAGCGCCTACCTGCACGCGGCGGCGATGGTGACGGCGGGGCTCTACCTGCTGCTGCGCTTCGCGGAACCGATCGGTGCGCAACCGGTTGTCGGGGCGGCCGTCGCCGCGCTCGGGGCGGCCACCGCGCTGTTCGCCGCGGCGGCGGCCGTGCGGCGCAGGGACATGAAGGAGCTGCTGGCGTTCTCGACGATCAGCCAGCTCGGTTTCATGACGGCGCTGGTCGGCGTCGGCACCGCGGAGGCGGTCACCGGTGCTGTCGTCTACTTCCTCGCGCACGCCACGTACAAGAGCGCGCTGTTCTTGTGCGCCGGGACGTACGACCACGCGGTGGGCTCGCGGGCACTGCCCGAGCTGGCCGGTTCGGCCCGCAGGCTGCCGCTGACCAGCGGCGCGCTGGTGCTGGCGTGCTTGTCGATGTCGGGCCTGCCACCGGCGCTGGGCTACGTCGGCAAGGAGGCGGCGCTCAAGGGGGCGCTGCACCCCGCCGACGCGCTGGGCTTCGCGGTGCTGGCCTGCATCGTGGCCGCGCAGGCGCTGACGGTCGCCTACAGCGTGCGTCTCGCGGCCGCCCCGTTCCGGCGTGGCGCGCGCACGCGTGCCGGGCGCGGCCGGTCGCCGGCCACCGCGGAGTGGTCGATGGCGCTGTGGCCCGCTGTGCTGGCCGTGGCCACGGTCTGCTTGGGCGCGGTCACCGCCAAGCTCGTCCCGTTGCGGCTCGCGCCGTTGACCGACGCCGCCGCCGAGGTCGCGGCGGGAGCCGCCCCCGGCTCCTCGCTCGCCCTGTGGCACGGGCTCACCCCGGCGTTCCTCGTCTCGCTGGGGATCTTCGCCGCGGGCGGGGTGCTGTTCGCGGTGTGGCACCTGCGGGGCTGGTGGCGGTTGCTGCCGGACGAGCTCGGCTCGCGGGCGGTCGACGCGCTCGGGTCCTTGCTGCGGGGGTGCGGGCGTCCCGTCGAGCGGGTGCTGGTGAGCACGGCAGTGGCGACCCACTTGACGATCGTGTTCCTGGTGGTGGCCGTGGTGGTGTGGGGGGCGCTGCTCGCGTTTCCCGTCCCGGTCGGTCCCGCGGGGGAGGCGGCCCCGCGGTGGGTGGTGTCGGTGCTGATCGCGGGTGCGGCCGTGGCCGTCGCGGTGACGAAGAACTGGCTGACGGCGTTCGCGACGTTGGCCGCGGTGGGGTTCCTGGTCGCGGGGTGGTACGTCCTGTTCGGCGCGCCGCAGCTGGCGGCCGTGCAGCTCGTCGTCGACGGTCTGACGGTGATGCTGGCGCTGTTCGTGCTCCGGCACCTGCCGCGCAGGTACGTCGACGTGCAGTGGCCCCGCCGGGTGTGGGCCGCGGGCGTGGCCCTCGCCGGGGGCGTCACGTTCGCGGGGCTGTCGCTGTTCCAGCGCAGCGCGTCACTGCCGCCTGCGTCCGAGGCCTATCTCGCCGAAGCGCGTTCCTCGAGCACCGGCAACGTGGTCACCGAGGTCCTGAGCCACTACCGCGCGCTGGACACGCTCGGTGAGACCGCGGTGATCGCGGTGGCCGCGATCGGCGTCGTGGCCGTGCTGCGCGCGCGGAGGGGGCGGTCATGA
- a CDS encoding MnhB domain-containing protein has translation MNTLISRIAARVVTPLAVVLGVLLYLRGHFTLGGGFLAAVVIGIAAVFRHITIGAKSVERLLDRGTGDVVGAGVLLMVLYGFAGYLWGGGFFASAELHLRLPALGEVTVPSTLLFELGIALTVVGIVVAVIHELGGER, from the coding sequence ATGAACACGCTGATCAGCCGGATCGCCGCTCGCGTGGTCACTCCGCTGGCCGTGGTGCTGGGCGTCCTGCTGTACCTGCGGGGGCATTTCACGCTGGGCGGGGGTTTCCTGGCCGCGGTGGTGATCGGGATCGCGGCCGTGTTCCGCCACATCACGATCGGGGCGAAGTCCGTCGAACGGCTGCTCGACCGCGGCACCGGTGACGTCGTCGGGGCGGGGGTGTTGCTGATGGTTCTCTACGGTTTCGCGGGATACCTGTGGGGCGGCGGGTTCTTCGCCTCGGCGGAGCTGCACCTGCGGCTTCCCGCGCTCGGGGAGGTGACGGTGCCCTCGACGTTGCTGTTCGAGCTGGGGATCGCGTTGACCGTGGTGGGCATCGTGGTGGCCGTCATTCACGAACTCGGGGGAGAGCGATGA
- a CDS encoding sodium:proton antiporter: MSAAIATGVLAAAGIYLLLHGSLVRVVIGFLLLQHAVNLLLVTARSPQRDEAPILPAVAPQDPLGQAFVVTAIVIGFASVIFLLALTLRYVRAVRASGSAGRGNSAVESASGEGGGGASW; encoded by the coding sequence ATGAGCGCCGCGATCGCGACCGGGGTGCTGGCCGCGGCGGGGATCTACCTGCTGCTCCACGGGAGTCTCGTGCGCGTGGTGATCGGTTTTCTGCTGCTGCAGCACGCGGTCAACCTCCTGCTGGTCACCGCGCGTTCGCCGCAGCGGGACGAGGCGCCGATCCTGCCCGCGGTCGCGCCGCAGGACCCGCTCGGGCAGGCGTTCGTGGTCACCGCGATCGTGATCGGCTTCGCGTCGGTGATATTCCTGCTGGCGCTCACGCTGCGGTACGTGCGCGCGGTCCGCGCGAGCGGGTCGGCAGGCCGGGGCAACAGCGCGGTCGAGTCCGCCTCCGGGGAGGGAGGGGGTGGCGCGTCGTGGTGA